A genomic stretch from Chryseobacterium oryzae includes:
- a CDS encoding JAB domain-containing protein, with protein sequence MNYNVVNEIKLSYSRKGNAEKTVINSYEVSEVFRAHFDSDQMDYKEHFYALYLDQKNKVLGIKKISECGISSTMVDVRIVMQGALLCNASAIVVCHNHPSGSLAPSSADINMTQKMEEAAKVLDFNLLDHIILTSDSFLSFLDEGLL encoded by the coding sequence ATGAATTACAATGTAGTCAACGAAATCAAACTAAGTTATTCAAGAAAAGGAAATGCAGAAAAAACAGTCATCAATTCTTATGAAGTATCAGAAGTATTCAGAGCGCATTTTGACAGTGACCAAATGGATTATAAAGAACATTTTTATGCGCTGTATCTAGACCAAAAAAACAAAGTTTTAGGCATCAAAAAAATATCCGAATGCGGAATTTCTTCTACCATGGTAGATGTCAGAATTGTGATGCAGGGCGCTTTGTTGTGCAACGCCAGTGCTATTGTGGTTTGTCATAATCATCCATCAGGAAGCTTGGCGCCCTCATCTGCAGATATTAATATGACCCAAAAGATGGAAGAAGCCGCAAAGGTTTTAGACTTCAATCTCCTCGATCATATTATACTGACGTCAGATTCATTTTTATCATTTCTCGATGAAGGGCTTTTATAA
- a CDS encoding zincin-like metallopeptidase domain-containing protein, which translates to MQAIKENPTVSTPKTQKKSDTFIDRILENLDQVNAHDWEMYSDLSTVYPSNLFSGNRYQGYNILALYLDTMIKKFSSAKYATFNSIVKAGGRLKKGSKGCLIEFFTYIFKDKETGKTVKNEMVEKMNEEEKKKIVKVPCVRNYTVFNSEQIENLNEIKIDFHEEKETIPEIVELENSEIFIHNIIKNGNLVLRYSINEIAYYAPASDFVMLPKKQYFVSGSKYYSTLFHEVLHWTGHSSRLNRNLKGHDDKESYSFEELIAEMGSMLLCLQFGISDEFINSVRYLKSWAGSNKEDRASKIRGAFVESKRGKKYLENLQ; encoded by the coding sequence ATGCAGGCAATTAAAGAAAATCCAACAGTTTCAACTCCTAAAACGCAAAAAAAATCAGATACATTTATTGATAGAATTTTGGAAAACCTTGACCAGGTTAATGCACATGATTGGGAAATGTACAGCGATTTGAGCACAGTATATCCATCTAATTTATTTTCCGGGAACCGGTATCAGGGTTATAATATTTTAGCCTTGTATTTAGATACAATGATTAAGAAATTTTCATCAGCAAAATACGCAACTTTTAACAGCATTGTAAAAGCTGGCGGAAGATTAAAGAAAGGTTCAAAGGGATGTTTAATTGAATTTTTCACCTACATTTTTAAAGATAAGGAAACCGGAAAAACGGTAAAAAATGAAATGGTGGAAAAGATGAACGAGGAAGAAAAAAAGAAAATTGTGAAAGTTCCATGCGTAAGAAATTACACCGTTTTTAATTCTGAACAGATTGAAAATTTAAATGAAATAAAAATCGATTTCCACGAAGAAAAGGAGACAATTCCGGAAATTGTTGAATTAGAAAATTCTGAAATTTTTATTCATAATATTATCAAAAATGGAAATTTAGTTTTACGCTATTCCATAAATGAAATTGCTTATTATGCGCCTGCATCTGATTTTGTAATGCTTCCGAAAAAGCAATATTTTGTTTCGGGATCAAAATATTACAGTACGCTTTTTCACGAGGTGCTGCACTGGACTGGTCACTCGTCCAGACTCAACAGAAACCTGAAAGGACATGATGACAAAGAAAGCTATTCATTTGAAGAACTGATTGCCGAAATGGGTTCTATGTTGCTTTGTTTACAATTCGGAATTTCGGATGAATTTATTAATAGCGTAAGGTATTTAAAAAGTTGGGCAGGCTCAAACAAGGAAGATAGAGCAAGTAAAATAAGAGGTGCATTTGTAGAATCAAAAAGAGGTAAGAAGTATCTTGAAAATTTACAGTAG
- a CDS encoding helix-turn-helix domain-containing protein produces MNKELKKFLATEFKSKAKIIDDKILEVIAPDGEIFSLLTRIGIYTDETTRNYQLRQVESVFDKNFSEDKEIMANSIWRDLMLIGITFMGLSSGDRQGERTRIGNKIREIREAKGIEAKDLAKLANVDAANLSRIEKGKYSVGLDILSRIAFVIGHQIDIVPTQM; encoded by the coding sequence ATGAACAAAGAACTTAAGAAGTTTTTGGCTACTGAATTTAAGTCAAAAGCAAAGATTATTGATGACAAAATACTTGAAGTCATTGCGCCGGATGGAGAAATTTTCTCTTTACTTACTCGAATTGGTATTTACACTGATGAAACTACACGTAATTATCAATTACGCCAAGTAGAGTCTGTTTTTGACAAAAATTTCTCTGAAGACAAAGAAATCATGGCCAATAGTATTTGGCGTGATTTAATGTTAATTGGCATCACATTCATGGGACTGAGTTCCGGAGACAGACAGGGAGAAAGAACTCGAATAGGAAACAAAATTCGTGAAATTCGTGAAGCGAAAGGAATAGAAGCAAAGGATTTAGCAAAGCTAGCGAATGTAGACGCTGCAAATCTCAGCAGGATTGAAAAAGGAAAATATTCCGTTGGACTGGATATTCTTTCCAGAATTGCATTTGTTATAGGACATCAAATTGATATTGTACCAACCCAAATGTAA
- a CDS encoding Fic family protein: protein MYIWQNKLFPNFSFDSTEIVSSIQDFTLQLGEANGLILSLSKELKQEIFTEIMLSEALKTSEIEGEYFSREDVMSSLKFNLEIKDYHVKTKNRKANAIAQLIIDVQKSYSKPLTEKLLLDWHSILMADEKGIAAGVYRTGTEPMQVVSGKFGDFEVHYEAPPSKDLPEMIAQFFTWYQNFSEQSFGKVGEAMILSAISHLYFETLHPFEDGNGRIGRALAEKSLAEKLEIPVFISLSKAIEKNKKQYYNELKKAQRDAEITDWIKYFFSILNNALADSKQVVLFTLQKVNFFDKYKNDLNERELKAINKMLEYGIEGFKGGMTAKKYISINKTSKATATRDLQHLSDIGVFNKMGGGRSISYTLNFNETK from the coding sequence ATGTATATCTGGCAAAATAAATTATTTCCCAATTTCAGTTTTGACTCTACAGAAATTGTTTCTTCAATCCAAGATTTTACGCTACAGTTAGGAGAAGCAAATGGCTTGATTTTGAGTTTAAGTAAAGAATTAAAACAGGAAATTTTTACCGAAATTATGCTGTCTGAAGCTTTAAAAACATCCGAAATTGAGGGCGAGTATTTTAGCCGGGAAGACGTAATGTCATCGCTGAAGTTTAATTTGGAAATTAAAGATTATCATGTAAAAACCAAAAATAGAAAAGCAAATGCCATTGCGCAACTGATAATTGATGTTCAAAAGTCGTATTCAAAACCATTGACAGAAAAGTTACTTCTAGATTGGCATTCAATTTTAATGGCTGATGAAAAAGGGATAGCTGCAGGAGTATATAGAACAGGAACAGAACCAATGCAGGTGGTCTCAGGAAAATTTGGAGACTTTGAAGTTCACTATGAAGCTCCGCCATCGAAAGATCTACCCGAAATGATAGCCCAATTTTTTACCTGGTATCAGAATTTTTCAGAACAAAGTTTTGGGAAAGTAGGAGAGGCGATGATTTTATCGGCTATTTCACATTTATATTTTGAAACTTTACATCCATTTGAAGATGGTAATGGACGTATAGGTCGTGCATTAGCTGAGAAATCTTTGGCCGAAAAACTGGAAATTCCTGTATTCATAAGTCTTTCTAAAGCCATTGAGAAAAATAAAAAGCAATATTATAATGAGCTTAAAAAAGCACAGCGAGACGCAGAAATTACAGATTGGATTAAATACTTCTTTAGTATTTTAAATAATGCTTTAGCAGATTCAAAACAAGTGGTTTTGTTTACCCTACAGAAAGTTAATTTTTTCGATAAATATAAAAATGACTTAAATGAAAGAGAATTAAAAGCCATCAACAAAATGCTGGAATATGGCATAGAGGGTTTTAAAGGAGGAATGACGGCAAAAAAATACATCTCCATCAACAAAACTTCAAAAGCCACTGCAACAAGGGACTTGCAGCATCTTTCTGATATTGGAGTTTTTAATAAAATGGGTGGAGGACGATCAATTTCTTATACTCTGAACTTTAATGAAACCAAATAA
- a CDS encoding ParA family protein, with protein MSIISIITQKGGVGKTTTAIHVGAALAKKKGVNVLLIDFDSQKNLSMGYGIEDDYPYTVKNFLDNTGEFRLKHHGSSNVYILAGDALLEEEESYSRDTLKNNLSNLLEQMPFDYVLIDCPPRPLMKKLTLGEMALCTSDYVMSPIEAEQYSFAGIDNLLPAFLNIKEKHNPSLEFLGFFFNKVLTNTVNFRKYSEMIKQEAGASEYFFKTFIRQDMNIEKAKQEGKNIFQVNSSSRAAEDYKNLVKEIKSKIKTYESQSV; from the coding sequence ATGTCTATTATTTCAATCATTACACAGAAAGGTGGAGTAGGGAAGACTACTACGGCCATTCACGTTGGTGCAGCTTTAGCCAAGAAAAAAGGCGTCAACGTACTTTTAATTGACTTTGACAGTCAGAAAAACCTTTCTATGGGGTATGGAATTGAAGATGACTATCCCTATACCGTTAAAAACTTTCTGGATAACACCGGAGAATTCAGACTAAAACATCATGGGAGTTCAAACGTCTACATTCTTGCAGGTGATGCTTTATTGGAGGAGGAAGAAAGCTACAGCAGAGATACGCTGAAGAATAATCTATCAAATCTTTTGGAACAGATGCCTTTCGATTATGTTTTAATCGACTGTCCGCCGCGTCCATTGATGAAAAAGCTGACTTTAGGAGAGATGGCGCTTTGTACCTCTGATTATGTAATGTCCCCGATTGAAGCCGAACAGTATTCTTTTGCCGGAATTGATAACCTTCTGCCAGCGTTTTTAAATATTAAAGAAAAACACAATCCTAGCCTGGAGTTTTTGGGATTCTTCTTCAATAAAGTTTTGACCAATACTGTAAACTTTAGAAAATACAGCGAAATGATCAAACAGGAAGCAGGAGCTAGCGAGTATTTTTTCAAAACTTTTATTCGCCAGGATATGAACATTGAGAAAGCTAAACAGGAAGGAAAGAATATCTTCCAGGTAAATTCCAGCAGTAGAGCCGCGGAAGATTATAAAAATTTAGTAAAAGAGATTAAATCTAAAATTAAGACGTATGAAAGCCAATCTGTTTAA
- a CDS encoding ATP-binding protein produces the protein MKSEIRILLEDGASNKAKGNCFEALIRNILYIHQYEIRGNINYSGMEIDLVATHKHNKETLYVECKAKEKFSSDELSKFAFNVDYKEIDKGYFFRTQELESQAGALLSEIKSKPKYKNLSFFEPGEIIDMLRDGKMIFEPTHHLNNLIIAKRILAVTYKGDYFIYLINESNAVPTKAIVVTAQDSNRLVQDDEILMLKERIEEITNLNTISSFDAKPSKKPVISDEQVIESISEVQESEHWYDYLPASSDKKHFVGRDEIRIKILSFFKQISDGTSKKRIFYLNGKSGWGKSSLVLELKGRTTNKHYRNKFYAIAIDTRSATSDSFVALSFKKLIQKAYQDNFLKKDMFTKEIAFNSNVDLLSSESVIALLEILKIEQRFLVLIFDQFEDVFRKKDFFKTFYKFLSDVTDKKPNLIIGFSWKSDFFIQSDDPSYHIWQQAREQAREFTVNEFGEREIDGVIRQLEGSIGPLEKSIKDRIKESSQGLPWLTKKLCIHIFDQIQSGLMKEDLLESNLNIQDLFKKDEERLNADELKALQIIAKRAFESSNFDETEVGDVIDGQTIASLLHKRMIIRSGANYNIYWDIYRDYLITSKIPIIGESYLLRQGVNLCLEVFLLFEKQKSETLDSLLDKHPKFISTETLNNILIEPRNIGIISKISEAVFISDVDEVTKGGFIDYITAKFQNYTPYIALSKLQQSKITKVDIVATLRTIFKQEYQDNTWDAYAKNLISWFMLSNLDIKHRLIEPQKGRGLQGSVSYDTKDTVGFCPKSSVKDIIEIIPLFTIDKHAISSRFNKELYYLDIINREKELTDFGQSLLAKSDDEIAKALKDKIYTYPKIRTLESLVRENPKIRAMQIVKTLPDDFFEGVKQSSKGIYASKAMSWIK, from the coding sequence ATGAAATCTGAGATTAGAATTTTACTGGAAGATGGTGCATCTAATAAAGCTAAAGGCAATTGTTTTGAAGCTTTAATTAGAAACATACTTTATATACACCAGTATGAAATCCGAGGAAATATTAATTATTCTGGAATGGAAATTGACTTAGTAGCAACTCACAAACATAATAAAGAAACGTTGTATGTTGAATGTAAAGCTAAAGAAAAATTTTCCTCCGATGAACTATCAAAATTTGCATTCAATGTTGATTATAAAGAAATTGACAAAGGATACTTTTTTAGAACACAAGAACTTGAAAGTCAAGCTGGCGCATTGCTCAGCGAAATTAAATCAAAACCGAAATATAAAAATTTAAGCTTTTTTGAGCCTGGAGAAATTATCGACATGTTACGGGACGGTAAAATGATTTTTGAACCTACTCACCATTTGAATAATTTAATAATTGCAAAAAGAATTTTGGCCGTCACTTACAAAGGCGACTATTTCATTTACTTGATTAATGAATCTAATGCGGTTCCTACGAAAGCAATTGTTGTAACTGCGCAAGATAGTAATAGACTTGTTCAGGATGATGAGATTTTAATGCTAAAAGAAAGAATTGAGGAGATTACAAATTTGAATACTATTTCATCTTTTGATGCAAAACCAAGTAAAAAGCCTGTAATATCTGACGAACAAGTTATTGAATCAATTTCAGAAGTTCAAGAGAGTGAACATTGGTATGACTATCTCCCTGCATCTTCAGATAAAAAACACTTTGTCGGGCGAGATGAAATACGAATCAAAATACTTAGTTTTTTCAAGCAGATTTCGGATGGAACCTCCAAAAAGCGAATTTTTTATTTGAATGGAAAATCTGGATGGGGAAAAAGCTCTCTCGTGTTGGAACTCAAAGGCCGGACTACAAATAAACATTATCGTAACAAATTTTATGCGATTGCCATCGACACACGTAGCGCAACATCTGATAGCTTTGTGGCACTATCTTTTAAAAAACTTATTCAAAAGGCATATCAAGATAATTTTCTTAAAAAAGATATGTTCACGAAAGAAATTGCATTTAACTCAAATGTTGATTTGCTCTCATCGGAGAGCGTAATTGCTCTACTTGAAATACTAAAAATTGAGCAACGCTTTTTAGTATTAATCTTCGACCAATTTGAGGATGTCTTCCGGAAAAAAGATTTTTTCAAAACTTTTTATAAATTTCTTAGCGATGTGACAGATAAAAAACCAAATCTGATAATAGGTTTTTCGTGGAAATCTGACTTTTTTATTCAAAGCGATGATCCATCTTACCATATTTGGCAACAAGCGCGGGAGCAAGCTCGCGAATTTACAGTGAATGAATTCGGAGAAAGGGAAATCGATGGTGTCATAAGGCAACTCGAAGGTTCAATTGGTCCACTAGAAAAAAGTATTAAAGATAGAATTAAAGAAAGTTCACAAGGATTGCCTTGGTTAACCAAAAAGTTGTGCATCCATATCTTTGACCAAATACAATCGGGCCTGATGAAAGAAGATTTACTAGAATCAAATTTGAATATTCAAGACTTATTTAAAAAAGACGAAGAACGACTAAACGCAGATGAACTAAAAGCTTTGCAAATCATCGCTAAAAGAGCTTTTGAAAGTTCCAATTTTGACGAGACAGAAGTTGGTGACGTTATTGACGGACAAACAATAGCATCATTACTTCACAAAAGAATGATTATTCGATCAGGAGCAAACTATAATATTTATTGGGATATTTATCGCGATTACCTTATAACAAGTAAAATTCCAATCATTGGGGAAAGTTATCTCTTGCGACAAGGAGTTAATTTGTGTTTGGAAGTTTTTCTGTTATTTGAAAAACAAAAAAGCGAGACTTTGGATTCTTTACTTGATAAACATCCAAAATTCATAAGTACTGAAACACTAAATAATATCCTTATCGAACCTAGAAATATTGGTATAATAAGTAAAATTTCAGAAGCTGTGTTTATATCAGACGTCGATGAAGTAACAAAGGGAGGCTTTATAGATTATATTACCGCAAAATTTCAGAATTACACTCCATATATCGCACTTTCGAAACTTCAACAATCAAAAATTACGAAAGTAGATATCGTTGCGACATTAAGAACAATCTTTAAACAGGAGTATCAAGATAATACTTGGGATGCTTACGCAAAAAACTTGATTAGTTGGTTTATGCTTTCAAATCTCGATATAAAACATCGACTAATTGAGCCCCAAAAAGGTCGTGGTCTACAAGGAAGTGTAAGTTATGACACTAAAGACACAGTGGGTTTTTGCCCTAAAAGTTCTGTAAAAGATATCATAGAAATTATTCCGCTTTTTACAATAGACAAACATGCAATCAGCAGCAGATTCAATAAAGAATTATATTACTTGGACATTATTAATAGAGAAAAAGAATTGACGGATTTCGGCCAAAGTTTATTAGCGAAAAGTGACGATGAAATAGCTAAAGCTCTAAAAGACAAAATTTACACTTATCCAAAAATTAGAACCCTAGAATCCTTAGTTAGAGAAAATCCAAAGATAAGGGCTATGCAAATCGTCAAGACATTACCTGACGACTTTTTTGAAGGCGTAAAACAAAGTTCAAAGGGAATTTACGCGTCTAAAGCAATGAGTTGGATTAAATAG
- a CDS encoding toprim domain-containing protein, translating into MNYTLDWDRIKREVDIEQYFLFKMGSLYSFDKYKKAYVLEQNGSHGDIIRFFHHERSGVKMYYSIMNQDSGDIIQFIKKRILNNTSALPGEINRELRLFLGGNEEFKPQKPSEIYFAASSQAVEVSDYEVDGDIIQKIDVHFGYLKEHRKFDDSSFLSGIFKKTFFSYKKDNHLSLSYFVKDIENAVVGIHRVFTGRGSYFNKKWFDANSKNSIGFTFSEKPKFTETLSVFESIFDAISFYELFQPKNTQYCSSNGELSFNKAKLIHAYFMGNSFQKLVLGNDNDVSGAYFNLNIAASFIDEVEQIRKTTETIILDIVSVTPKNWNVLKQFFKKLDNVSENLNNKDLEMTYFTETLSQNKTKFIFVIGNTKDSIQFFVGLLLKIWKLDEFITVHQPLNKDFNEDLIQQKRLSHE; encoded by the coding sequence ATGAATTATACCTTAGACTGGGACAGAATTAAGAGAGAAGTGGATATTGAGCAGTATTTTCTGTTCAAAATGGGAAGCCTGTACAGTTTTGACAAGTATAAAAAAGCGTATGTGCTTGAGCAAAATGGAAGTCACGGAGACATTATCCGTTTTTTTCATCATGAAAGGTCCGGCGTTAAGATGTATTATTCGATTATGAATCAGGATAGCGGAGACATTATCCAGTTTATAAAAAAAAGGATTTTAAATAATACCTCCGCATTACCAGGAGAAATTAATCGTGAATTGCGTTTGTTTTTAGGTGGAAACGAAGAATTTAAACCGCAAAAGCCTTCTGAGATCTATTTTGCGGCTTCCTCGCAGGCGGTAGAAGTTTCAGATTATGAAGTTGACGGAGACATTATCCAAAAAATAGATGTTCATTTTGGTTATTTGAAAGAGCACAGGAAATTTGATGACAGTAGTTTTCTTTCCGGAATTTTTAAAAAAACTTTTTTTAGCTACAAAAAAGATAATCACTTAAGCTTATCGTACTTTGTAAAAGATATAGAAAACGCTGTTGTAGGCATTCACAGAGTGTTTACGGGAAGAGGTAGCTATTTTAACAAGAAATGGTTTGATGCGAACAGTAAGAACTCCATAGGATTCACTTTTTCAGAAAAACCGAAATTTACGGAGACATTATCCGTTTTTGAAAGTATTTTCGATGCTATTAGTTTCTACGAATTGTTCCAACCCAAAAATACTCAGTACTGTTCTTCTAATGGAGAGCTTAGTTTTAATAAAGCAAAACTTATTCATGCGTACTTTATGGGAAACTCTTTCCAGAAGCTTGTTTTAGGGAATGACAATGATGTTTCCGGTGCTTATTTTAATTTAAATATAGCAGCTTCATTTATTGATGAAGTTGAACAAATACGAAAAACTACAGAGACGATAATTTTGGATATTGTCTCCGTAACCCCGAAAAACTGGAATGTATTGAAACAGTTTTTCAAAAAACTGGATAATGTTTCCGAAAACTTAAACAATAAGGATTTGGAAATGACCTACTTCACGGAGACATTATCCCAAAATAAAACTAAATTTATCTTCGTCATTGGCAACACGAAAGATTCCATTCAATTTTTCGTAGGTTTGCTTTTAAAGATTTGGAAGCTTGATGAATTTATCACCGTTCATCAGCCTTTAAACAAGGATTTCAACGAAGATCTCATTCAACAAAAACGCCTGTCACATGAGTAA
- a CDS encoding replication initiation protein translates to MSKKGQSPIKRETLTSKQRKKVLISNDFREVLISQETSIIEQRIITMILSAVKDEQAMFITPKSPVNPPMDKQLTFDDYFEGWAHQGVVDFAVSIADLNPQRKMKNSAIQEALVNMTNINWLRLKDDTINGYKAVPFILEPSWNKKQIFFKMDKAVMQHMLNMSQYYSIKKDLSFNTSTSNTLRFLMWLVKFNKNGGVIKEYAQLLKELSIPVTKYEGNYRFERDFLVRVKADLDNFNDISFNYSYKEGHYHFVIYNTQNAVGVDQKFPTLDELQIDRALKYLKRQRELDDQQIRIMRKLYEVRGYHELSKHLKRKIDVDVKGEAYIKAVFALIENIEG, encoded by the coding sequence ATGAGTAAAAAAGGACAATCACCGATAAAAAGAGAGACTTTAACCTCCAAGCAACGAAAGAAGGTTTTAATTTCAAATGATTTCAGGGAAGTACTTATTTCTCAGGAAACGTCTATCATTGAACAAAGAATTATTACGATGATTCTTTCTGCTGTGAAAGACGAGCAGGCGATGTTTATCACTCCCAAATCACCTGTAAATCCACCTATGGACAAGCAATTGACTTTTGATGACTATTTTGAAGGATGGGCGCACCAGGGCGTGGTTGATTTTGCTGTTTCAATCGCCGACTTAAATCCGCAGCGTAAGATGAAAAATTCGGCTATACAAGAGGCTTTGGTGAATATGACGAACATTAACTGGTTGAGATTGAAAGACGACACCATTAACGGTTATAAAGCCGTTCCGTTTATTTTAGAACCCAGCTGGAACAAGAAACAGATTTTCTTTAAAATGGATAAAGCCGTGATGCAGCACATGCTGAATATGAGCCAGTATTATTCGATTAAAAAAGATTTATCGTTCAATACATCCACCAGCAATACTTTGAGGTTTTTAATGTGGTTGGTGAAGTTCAACAAGAATGGGGGAGTGATTAAGGAATATGCTCAACTGCTGAAGGAGCTTTCTATTCCCGTGACAAAATACGAAGGAAACTACCGATTTGAAAGGGATTTCCTGGTTCGTGTAAAAGCGGATTTAGATAATTTTAACGACATCAGTTTCAATTATTCGTATAAAGAAGGGCATTATCACTTTGTGATTTATAATACTCAAAATGCAGTAGGCGTAGACCAGAAGTTCCCTACACTAGACGAATTACAGATAGACAGAGCTTTAAAATATCTAAAAAGACAGCGTGAACTGGATGACCAGCAAATAAGAATCATGAGAAAGCTTTATGAAGTCCGAGGCTACCATGAACTGTCGAAACATTTGAAACGCAAAATTGACGTTGATGTGAAGGGAGAAGCTTACATAAAAGCTGTTTTCGCTTTGATTGAAAATATTGAAGGATAA
- a CDS encoding HNH endonuclease signature motif containing protein has product MENLLENYNVTKECHYKNEHYCVRDNGSVLRYTPLDKRARPTDNKWTFGKLNKETGYLEIASVRIHRIVTTAFHGEPPTKEHVVDHIDTNKQNNRPENLRWVTKLENILLNPITAKRIEIICGSVEAFLENPSKFRDLFPEPNYKWMCTVSIEEAKVSKEKLLAWANSNKTLQGGSLGEWIYKRSTSISSKKANENDDRLKELFSSNKPQIAQNFKFEDEFLGELHENVNNQSVVETTNLDIENTFSENLHSSLIHEHAEDETLYKKSLTNNAFQNLKNWKALSEFPCCPVGNYEKPIVTYCVNLKIGSIFSKNKYISFIVENFAVSEDEQTLWVLCRSNEENPIKPYAIAEVNFEDNVFFHDNLGSFFEKIGAEKQFTILQGLEWTGGDSFDEYC; this is encoded by the coding sequence ATGGAAAACTTATTAGAAAATTACAATGTTACCAAAGAGTGCCATTATAAAAATGAACATTATTGTGTTCGAGATAATGGTTCTGTATTACGATACACTCCTCTCGATAAACGAGCTCGACCGACTGATAATAAGTGGACTTTTGGCAAACTCAACAAAGAAACTGGATATTTAGAAATAGCTTCTGTTCGTATTCACAGAATTGTTACCACCGCATTTCATGGCGAACCACCAACGAAAGAACATGTAGTTGATCATATAGATACCAACAAGCAAAACAATCGTCCGGAAAATCTTCGTTGGGTCACTAAATTAGAAAATATTCTACTCAATCCTATTACAGCTAAACGAATTGAAATTATCTGTGGAAGCGTGGAAGCTTTTCTTGAAAATCCGTCAAAATTCAGAGATCTATTTCCTGAACCAAATTATAAATGGATGTGTACAGTAAGTATTGAAGAAGCGAAAGTAAGCAAAGAAAAATTGCTGGCTTGGGCAAATAGTAATAAAACATTACAGGGAGGATCATTGGGAGAATGGATTTATAAGCGAAGTACGTCAATCAGTTCCAAAAAAGCCAACGAAAATGATGACAGATTAAAGGAATTATTTAGCTCAAATAAACCTCAAATTGCACAGAATTTTAAATTTGAAGATGAATTTCTAGGCGAATTACATGAGAATGTTAATAATCAAAGTGTAGTTGAAACTACAAATCTAGACATTGAAAATACATTTTCCGAAAATCTTCATTCGAGTTTAATACATGAGCATGCTGAAGATGAAACGCTATATAAAAAATCACTAACTAATAATGCTTTTCAAAATCTTAAAAATTGGAAAGCACTTAGTGAATTTCCATGCTGTCCAGTAGGAAATTACGAAAAGCCGATTGTTACCTATTGCGTTAATTTAAAAATTGGGTCTATTTTCTCTAAAAACAAATACATCAGTTTTATAGTTGAGAATTTTGCAGTTTCAGAAGATGAACAAACATTGTGGGTGTTGTGCAGAAGTAATGAAGAAAATCCAATAAAACCTTATGCTATTGCTGAAGTTAACTTTGAGGACAATGTTTTCTTTCATGATAATCTCGGGTCTTTTTTTGAAAAAATTGGTGCAGAAAAACAATTCACTATACTTCAAGGACTTGAGTGGACAGGTGGTGATAGTTTTGATGAATATTGTTGA
- a CDS encoding GNAT family N-acetyltransferase has protein sequence MIVGTAKERDIAIDILCKSFYNILIPNSINFVVSEKGNRYKKLKALMSYQVDLTLLYGKFFLNENRTGVILYLDNPRQSLKRFFLELKLVFKCIGITNVFKVLKRENLLKKNHPDHSYIHLWLMGVLPELQGKGIGTKLLNESLQEFQDDCLFVETTTPENLKFYQKNGFSIFYETHQLDYPLYFLKNV, from the coding sequence ATGATTGTTGGCACCGCCAAAGAAAGAGATATTGCAATTGATATTTTATGCAAGTCTTTTTACAATATTTTAATTCCGAACTCCATCAATTTCGTGGTAAGCGAAAAAGGCAACCGGTACAAAAAATTAAAAGCATTAATGTCATATCAGGTAGACTTAACTCTTCTTTATGGCAAATTTTTTCTGAATGAAAATCGAACCGGAGTGATTTTGTATCTCGATAATCCTCGTCAAAGCTTAAAAAGATTCTTTTTGGAATTAAAACTTGTTTTTAAATGTATTGGAATTACCAATGTTTTTAAAGTACTCAAAAGGGAAAATCTTCTCAAAAAAAACCATCCAGATCATTCATACATTCACCTATGGTTAATGGGAGTACTGCCGGAACTTCAAGGAAAAGGAATTGGCACAAAACTTCTTAATGAATCTTTACAAGAATTTCAAGACGACTGCTTATTTGTGGAAACCACAACTCCAGAAAATTTAAAGTTCTACCAGAAAAACGGCTTTAGCATTTTCTACGAAACCCACCAACTCGATTATCCATTATATTTTTTGAAAAATGTTTAA